A window of Ipomoea triloba cultivar NCNSP0323 chromosome 2, ASM357664v1 contains these coding sequences:
- the LOC116004515 gene encoding uncharacterized protein LOC116004515, with amino-acid sequence MAEVFARSVATGGLAISSTQMPPNSDDERLDEFLHSARLSSTATNTGGTRSKGKRRLDDKMNIGGSTRKSTNKKWKDQIIDVLESVNATMISKEHRRKAREKASTTVATPYTMKACIEILKNMSGIPPLCHYCNFQAFGKS; translated from the coding sequence ATGGCTGAGGTATTTGCCCGATCTGTTGCTACAGGAGGTCTTGCCATCTCGTCCACGCAAATGCCACCTAACTCTGATGATGAACGCCTTGATGAGTTCTTACATAGTGCAAGGCTATCATCAACTGCAACTAATACAGGTGGTACCCGTTCCAAAGGGAAAAGGAGATTGGATGACAAGATGAATATTGGTGGTAGCACGAGGAAAAGCACTAACAAGAAGTGGAAGGATCAGATAATCGATGTATTGGAAAGTGTCAATGCCACTATGATTTCAAAAGAACACCGTCGAAAAGCTAGGGAAAAGGCTAGTACGACGGTTGCTACCCCATATACCATGAAAGCTTGTATTGAGATTTTGAAAAACATGAGTGGAATTCCCCCCCTCTGCCATTATTGCAACTTTCAAGCATTTGGCAAATCCTAA